One Pyrus communis chromosome 13, drPyrComm1.1, whole genome shotgun sequence genomic window carries:
- the LOC137713792 gene encoding flavin-containing monooxygenase FMO GS-OX-like 9, whose product MASEIYQSKNVCVIGAGPSGLVAARELRNEGHRVVVLEQNHDVGGQWLYDRNVEGEDPLGRAPTLKVHSSLYTSLRLMLPREIAGFTDFPFAVKKGRDMRRFPGHTELLLYLKDFCDWFGLRELIRFNTRVSYVGMLDGDHAVGCKDLKWVVRSVEKKTEIFVEEVFDAVVVASGHYSKPRLPSIKGMDAWKRKQMHSHIYRVPEPFHDEVVVVVGNSVSGQDISMELVDVAKAIYLSAKSLDISEGLSKVISKHENLHLRPQIESLQEDGNVLFVNGSWVIADSIIYCTGYSYAFPFLDTKGIVAIDDNRVGPLYEHTFPPSLAPSLSFIGIATKIIGFPFFESQAKWIAQLLSGKTSLPSRDDMMHSIKEFYHSKEIAGIPKHNTHEIGNFEYCDRYGDHIGFPRLEEWRKKICLSAIRNAETDSETYKDSWDDHELIQEALQSPHFTQLGPQDLDFPL is encoded by the exons ATGGCTTCTGAAATTTACCAATCCAAAAATGTATGCGTGATTGGAGCTGGACCCTCAGGACTTGTAGCTGCAAGGGAGCTGAGGAACGAAGGTCACAGGGTGGTGGTGCTGGAACAAAACCATGATGTGGGAGGGCAGTGGCTGTACGACCGAAATGTGGAGGGAGAGGATCCCTTAGGAAGGGCACCTACCCTGAAAGTGCATAGCAGTCTTTACACGTCTTTGAGGCTCATGCTTCCAAGAGAGATCGCGGGGTTCACTGACTTTCCATTTGCAGTCAAGAAAGGTAGGGACATGAGGAGGTTTCCTGGCCATACGGAGCTTCTTTTGTACCTCAAGGATTTTTGTGATTGGTTTGGGTTGAGGGAGTTGATAAGGTTCAATACGAGGGTTTCATATGTGGGGATGTTGGATGGAGATCATGCAGTTGGTTGCAAAGATTTGAAATGGGTTGTGAGGAGTGTGGAGAAGAAGACCGAGATTTTCGTGGAGGAGGTGTTTGATGCGGTGGTTGTGGCCTCCGGCCATTACTCTAAGCCAAGGTTGCCGTCCATTAAAG GAATGGATGCATGGAAGAGGAAGCAAATGCATAGTCACATCTACAGGGTTCCGGAGCCATTTCATGATGAG gttgtggtggtggttggaAATTCAGTAAGCGGACAAGATATATCAATGGAACTAGTGGATGTGGCCAAGGCAATCTATCTCAGTGCCAAATCTCTTGACATATCTGAGGGCTTGTCCAAAGTCATTTCCAAACACGAAAACTTGCACCTTCGTCCCCAG ATAGAGTCACTTCAAGAAGATGGGAATGTATTATTTGTGAACGGTTCTTGGGTCATTGCAGACTCTATCATATACTGTACTGG GTATTCATACGCATTCCCCTTTCTTGACACCAAAGGAATAGTTGCTATAGATGATAACAGAGTGGGCCCTCTGTATGAGCACACCTTCCCTCCATCACTTGCACCCTCTTTATCCTTTATAGGCATTGCAACAAAG ATCATAGGGTTCCCTTTCTTTGAGTCACAAGCAAAATGGATAGCTCAACTACTCTCTGGCAAAACATCATTGCCATCAAGGGATGATATGATGCATTCCATCAAGGAGTTCTACCACTCAAAGGAGATTGCTGGCATTCCAAAGCATAACACCCACGAGATCGGCAACTTCGAG TATTGTGACAGATATGGGGATCACATAGGATTCCCACGTTTGGAAGAATGGAGGAAAAAGATTTGCCTTTCGGCAATAAGAAATGCTGAGACTGACTCAGAAACATACAAGGATTCGTGGGACGATCATGAGCTAATTCAAGAGGCTCTTCAAAGTCCACATTTCACTCAACTTGGGCC